DNA from Paenibacillus sp.:
GGCTATTCGCCGCAGGCGGTCCCCGCTCGCGCCCATTAGGCGCAGTTTTGCGGCTATTCGCCGCAGGCGGACCCCGCTCGCGCCCATTTGGCGCAGTTTTGCGGCTATTCGCCGCAGGCGGTCCCCGCTCGCGCCCATTAGGCGCAGTTTTGCGGCTATTCGCCGCAGGCGGACCCCGCTCGCACCCATTAGGCGCAGTTTTGCGGCTATTCGCCGCTGCCGGACCCCCTGTTACTTATGCAGCTCCTCTTACGGCACCGGCAGCTCCTGGCCCGCCGCGGCGGAACGCTCTGTCGTCTCGATCACCGCGATATTGCGCAGCGCCTGCTCCGGCTTCACCATCAACTCCGCGCCGCGGTACAAATGATCCGCCAAGTTCGCGTAGCACAGCGCGCTCCATGACGGGTTTGGCCAAAACCTGAACGATATGACTATTTTTCATGAACATTCGCACCTCTTGACACGGAACCATTTGGTTTCGTATTATACCATTATGTAACCATTAGGTTTCATAATAAATCGCTGAAAGGATACATTCGCATGCCATTGCAAGATATTCGTAAAACCGCCGTTTTCAAAGCCCCTATCGAGAAAGTTTGGAACGCGGTGTCTACCTCTGAAGGAATTTCCGCTTGGTTTATGCCGAATGATTTGAAGCCCGAGCCAGGATATGAGTTTACGATTCAATCGCCGTTCGGCCCTTCCCCTTGTAAAGTGCTGGAGGTCGACCCTCCTCATCGTCTCGTGTTCGCTTGGGATCGAGACGGCTGGATGGTTACGATCGAGCTTCAAGAACGAGGCGAAGAGACGGAATTCACGCTGACCCACTCCGGCTGGGGCGATCCCGACGAAGTCGTCGCGCCGGCGAACGAGAAGCGTTCCGTCATCCGCGACCGGATGAGCGGCGGCTGGGAGTCGATCGTGAACGAAAGGCTGCGGAAAGTGGTCGAAGGCTGATGCCGGCGGCGCGCAAACACGATGTGTTTCAAGCGGTCGCGGATCCGACGCGGCGGCGAATTTTGCAGCTTCTCGCTCACGGCGAACTGCCGGTAACGGTCATCAGCAGCCATTTCCCGATGAGCCGAACGGCGGTGTCCAAGCATTTACGCATTTTATCGGAGTCCGAGCTGGTCGGAATGGTGAAGGCGGGGCGGGAGAAACGATACCGTCTCCATCCGGAGGCGTTTCTGGAGCTGAAGGATTGGCTTGCGTATTTCGACCGGTTTTGGGACAACAAAATTTCGATGCTGCGCCATCTCGTGGAAAAAGAAGATGAATAACCGAAGCGGGCCGCCGAAGGGCGGTCTCTTTTCTTTAGTGGAACCTTGACAATAGGGGAACGTTTGTTCTATTATTAACTCATGGGAACAAACGTTCTAATCGAGGTGAACACATCATGACGAACCGAAGCGACACGGCCAAACCTCAGTTCAAATACGTCCCTTGCGAATGCTGCGAGTACCCCGTGGCCGTCCCCGCCGACGCCGCCGCGGCAGTTTGCATCGCCTGCCCGCAGTGCGGGCATCGAAGCTGCTCGTAACATCACACAGCGCGGGGGTTATAGGGCGAACTCCGCAAATAAATTCGCGGCCCCGACAAGCGAGCAAGCCAGACCGCCGAAACGCGTGCTCCAGAGATACAGCGCGGAAGGCTCCGTCCCGTCTCTCGACGTCCACTGCTCGGTCAGCCTCCAGAATAGCGGCGCCTTGAACAGCATCAACATTCCTGCGACGATTAAAAATATACCCATTAATATCATGTCATTGCACCTTTCCAGTAGAACGGCCATCGACTCAAAGGGAGCGATCATCCGTTAGGGTGTTCGACTTGCGAGGCAAAATTAGGCGCTCGTTACCGGAGCGACGCGCGGCGACTCAAACCTTCTTTCGCCGCCCGACTGCCCATGCGACGGCGGCCGACAACAACGCGCCTCCCGCCAGCGCCGCGAAGATCCCCCAACGGGAGCCGCCGGCGTTCGCGGGCTGCTCCCCCGCCGACGGCCGCGACGGGACGGACGCTCGTCCCGCTCCGGCCGGCTCGACGATCTCGAGCGCCGGGCCGAGTTCCGCCGTCAACGCGGCGCTCGACTCCAGCGGAGCCGTCCTCGTGCACAGCCCGGTTTCCAACCGCTCCAACGGACCGGTTGCGAACACGATATACTCCCGGCCGACTTCGAAGTCTTCGTATCCGCAGCTCGCGCCGCTCACCGCGGTCCGGACGATGACCTGCTTCGTGCGAACGCCTTTCCATGACGCGTCCACCTCGAACGCAACCCGCATCGGATCCGCGCTGGAGCGCATCTTCCCGCCGACTTCCGCTTCGATCTCGACGACTTCGCCAGCGAATATGGCGGTCTGCCGCTCGCGATCCTCCGCCAGCGGAGGCGGCTCCGCGCAAGAGCATGCCGCCGCCTGCGGCGGCGCGAACGTTAGCCCCGCCGCCATAACCAACCCGACGAGACACAGCGCCGGTTTATTCATCGTCCCCTCACCTCTTCGTCTTTCAGACGAAGGCGGCGTTACCGTGGTTGCGGACGATCGCGCCCGCGGCGTAAAGCCGCGCCCCTACGAAGCGGCTTGTGCGGCATGCAGCCCGAACGTACACTCTAAGCGGTATCTCGGTTCGAGCCGCGCAGGAGCTTCTGCGCCGTCTTGGATTTCCGTATGCTTCTGCCGCTCAACATAAACCATAAAATAATCCACGACACGGAATTGATTCCGAAGATGAGCCAAAACGCGCTCCACAAAAACCACGGCGTATTCAAAACATACTCATAGATCCAAGTCTCGAAAAAGTTCATGCGACTGCCCCCGATCGGCTTCGATATTTGTCATGGTGCGCCTCGACCTGTTCCGTTATTCCATTCAAGGATAAGATCGCCCGCCGTTGGAAATACCATCCTTATTACGTAGAACCGGGTGAAGACTTCATGAATGCCAACGCGAACGCGGCCTGCCCTCTACCGTTCCTGACAGATCTGAAGTCCAATGTGGATACGGTGTCCCGCATGCTGGGATACAGCGCCGATCTCCAGAAGCGCTCTTTCGCGATTCGTTTCGGAACGGATACGATTCTTGGCAGCTGTCTAAGCATCGACGGACTCGCCGATTCCGTCTCCGTGCAAGCCGTGCTGAAATCCTTGCTTTACTCGAACGAGGAGAAGATGGCTTCCTTCCTCCCTTCGGCCGAGCTGCTGCCGGCGATTCGCGAACAGGTGCTTATTCATCACGAAGTTACCGAAATGTTCGATTTGGAAAGCGCTCTTAGCGGATTGCTCTCCGGAGACTCGCTGCTGCTGTTCGACGGGATCGACAAAGCGCTGCTCGTCCCGACCAAAGGGTGGAGTCAACGCACCGTCGGCGAGCCGTCGACGGAAAGCGTCGTGCGCGGCCCCCGCGACGGCTTCACGGAAAACATTCGCGTCAACACGGCAAGCGTCCGGCGGCGGATCAAGCACCCCGCATTCCGGCTGATCTCCTTGGAGGTCGGAGTCCGAACGAACACCGTCGTGGAAATTGGATATATCGAAGGCATCGTCAAAGAAGGTCTCGTCGACGAAGTCGTACGGCGAATTCGAAAAATCCAAATCGATGGCGTTCTAGAGAGCGGATATATCGAGGAAATGATTAACGATTCGCCCTTTTCCCCTTTCAGCACGATTCAAAATACGGAACGGCCGGACAAGGTGGCAGCCGCTCTGCTGGAGGGCAGAGTGGCTATATTTGTGGACAATACCCCGTTCGTGCTGACGGCGCCCACGTATTTTTGGGAATTTTTGCAGGCGTCCGACGATTACTATAACCGGTTTTGGGCGGGATCGTTTTACCGGTCGGTCCGATACGTCGCGTTCATCATCAGCTTGGTGCTGCCGTCGATGTACGTCATGCTGCTTACGTTTCATCAGGAAATGATCCCGACCCAACTGATCCTTACCATCGCTTCGGGCCGGGAGGTCGTGCCGTTCCCCGTACTGCTGGAAGCGCTCATTATGGAAATCGCGTTCGAACTCATGCGGGAGGCCGGTCTGCGCATGCCGAAGCCGATCGGGCAAGCCGTAAGCATCGTCGGATCGTTGATTATCGGCCAAGCCGCCGTGCAGGCGGGCCTCGTGTCGCCCTCGATGGTCATTATCGTAGCGGTCACCGGGATTGCTTCCTTCGTCATTCCGAATTACGGCGCTTCCTTCGCGATCCGCGTCCTGCGCTTCCCGCTCCTGATCGCCTCGGGGGCGTTCGGCTTGCTCGGATTTGCGACCGTATTCTTCATGATCGTCATTCATGCGCTATCGATCCGTTCCTTCGGGGAAAGCTATTTCGCGCCGATGACGCCGTTCAAAGCGGGAGATCAGAAGGACGTCATGTTCCGCCCGCCGTGGTGGAGCATGAAGAAGCGCCCGGAAATGGCTCAAGACTCGCGCCGCGAAGGCCCCGGCTATCCTCATCCCCCTCGGGAGGGGCAGGGCGATGAATGAGGGGGACGGCCATGACACGGACGAACCGTTTGCTGTATTGCTTCCTGCTGCTCTTTCTGCTGCCGGGCTGCGTCACCATGTCGCCGCAAATCAACGACCTCGCCATCGTGACGGCGGTAGGCATCGATCTCGGCGACGAGCCCGGAGAGGTGCGGGTGACGGCGCAAATCGTCCGCGCCGCGGACGCGCGCGGGCAGACCGGGGCTCCGTCCGGGGGCATCGGTCAGCCGATTCATTCGATCGCGGCCGAAGGCCGGACCATCTTCGAAGCGATTCGCAATATGGCTCGCTTCTCGACGCGCAGAATTTATTGGGCGCACAACTTCGTCATCGTGATGAACGACGAGTACGCGAAGCAAGGCATCACGGACATGATCGACTTCTTCACGAGAAACCACCAACTGCGAATGCGCACGTGGGTGCTGGTGACGCCGGACCCGGCCAGCCAAGTCGTGTCCACGATTACCGGACTCGAAGTCATTCCCGGAGAAGGGATCGACAAGCTGTTCCGATACAACCGCATCGTGGCCGAGGCGCCGCGAACCAACATGATGCGGCTCCAAGAGTCGTTCCTCAGCGAAAGTACGCACCCGGTTATCGCCAAGGCCGAGCTGAAAGGCCGCGGCATTCCGAACAAGCACCCCGAGCGGCTCGGGGCGATCGATCAGGTGGAGCTTTCCGGAACGGCCGTGTTTCGAGGAGACCGGTTCATCGGGTATTTGTCGCCGACGACGTCCCGCTCGCTGCTGTATTTTATCGAAAAAGTCGACTCGGCGATTTACACCCTTCCTTGCCCAGTGGCATCATCGGGCAATAACAATGCGTTCGCTTCGTTCGAAATGGTAGGAAACCGCTTCTCCGTCAACCCGGCGATGGAAAACGGAAAGCCCTCCTTCCGAGTCCGATTGTCCGCCGATGTCAACTTCGTCGAAACCGGCTGCAGAATTCCAATGCAGCGAATGAAACCGATGCTGGAGGACCAACTCGAGGAACAAATCGAGAGCGAGTTTCGCGAGTTTTACCGCGCGATGCAGGAGGAATATAAAGTAGACGCGATGAAGCTGGGGGAGGTCGTGCACAACCGGTATCCCGCGCAGTGGAACGACATCAAGCACCGATGGACGGATCTGTTCCCTACGTTGGACATCCAGACGCAGGTCGATGTGAATATCCGAAGCACCGTATTGAAAGTGAAAGCGCCGATATCCGAAAAGAGGGAAACCGAATGAGAGTACAAATTACGAACGGCATGTTCATGGTGCTGATCGTGAATATGATTTACGCCAAGGCGATCGGCGTGACGCAAAGCATGATGGTCGGGGAAGCCGGCTCCGCCATTTGGCTGTCCACGTCCTTCGCCACGCTGCAGGGGCTCGCGATCATGTTTGTTACGGTGCTTGCCGCCCGCCATGCCCCCCGGCGGGATGTCATGGATCAGGCGTCGCATCTGCTCGGTTCGTGGGCCGGAAAACTGTTAGGGATCGTGTTCTTCGTTTTTTTCCTGGGGGCTTACGGAGGATTCATGGTGACGTTCGTGTACCATCTCATGGATTACTTCTTGCCCGATACGCCTACCTATATTTTTATTCTCGCCGCGTTAATCGTCGGACTGTTCGGCGCGTATCACGGCATCGAGGTGATGGGCCGCATGGCGTACGTGGGCATCGCCGCGATCATCGCCTTGAACATCCTTATCATGATCGGATCGGTATTCGACCTTGATATCCGCAACATCATGCCCCTATTTGAGGAAGGGGTGCTCCGGACCGTGCTCGCCAGCAGGCACAGCGATACCGATTGGGCCGTGGCGACCATGATGGCGGCGATCATCCTGCCGACCGTGAAGCGTCCGGATCGATGGGCGTCTTCCGGCTGCGCCGGCATTTTGTTCGGGTGGGTATTCACCGTCATTTGGCCGATATTGGAGAGCGGCGTATTGTCCGCGGCGGTCGTGCAGCAATATTTCGTAGCCTGCATGCAGCTGGCGAGAAGCGCCCATCTGGGCTACTTCATACAGCGATACGAAATGATCATGGTCGCCTTCTTCTCCATATCGTCGCTGATCCAAATCATGATGGGGTTGTTCTGCGCCGCCCATTCGCTTTCGAAAACGTTCGGGCTCAAAGATTACCGCCCAATGCTCATTCCCGCGGGGCTCGCGTTGGGCGCGAGCGGATATTGGACGGTCGCCGACCATATGCGCGCCCATTCGTTAATGCATGAAGTATGGCCGTGGGTGGCGCTGCCGATCGCCTTCGCGATGCCGTTCTTGATGTGGGGGCTGAACGTCGTATTCAAAAAGAAAGGAACCTCCGGCCATTCCAGCGTCGGTTCCGCAAATTAACCGGCTATCGGTCGCTGATGTAAAGCAGGACAGTGTACAGCGCGGCGCCGAGAAAGAACGCCCCCACGTTGCTTCGCTCTTGATGAGGCAGTTCCTCTTTCATCACATTGACGAGAAGGGCGCCGGAGAGAAAGGCGAACAGCAGCGAGACGACGAACTCCGGCAGGTCCAGCAGCCGCCCGAGTCCCCAGCCGGACAGTACGGCGACCGCGAGCAGCCAGCGTCCATAGGCGTCGTATTGGTCCCGATGATGTTCATGCAGCACATGATCGTTCACGAAAAAGTGAAGCGCCATCGCGAAAGAAAACAAAGCCAGATTCCATTCGTCCTTCTGCTGCAGGCGGTGGACAAGCAAATAACCGATCAACGCGTTGTAGAGGGCGAACGAGCCGGTATGAATCCAGAAGATGCGAGCTCCCGATAACCGCGCGAAACCGCCCTTGCCGGAACGGTTGCCTTTGGCCGCGCGTTCCATGCCGTAGTACAACAGCAGCCCGGCCATGGACGCCAAATATGCATCGTTTTCTAGAAACTTCAGCCAAGGCAGGTCGCTCTTTTCGAGCTTGGACTGGTGATGCGACAGCTCGGGCAGGATGTGCACGAACACGTAAGCGACGGCGACGCCGCCGGCCCCCGACAGCAGCCAGCTTCGTTCCATCCAACTGTTCAATCGTTCCCATTTCGCAAGAAAATGGACAACGGCGAGTGCGCAAGCGCATCCGAACGTCAGCCAAACATCCATAGAAAACCGTTATCCCCTTCCGTAACGTTGGCGCGTACGTTACGGAGTATTGACCGCCGGGGGCGGGGAGATACGGGGCCGAACGAAAGATGCGCAAGATTACCGATCTGCGGACGGCGGCGCCGCGAACGCTTCCGGCCACGCCTCGCGAAGGTATGCGAGCCGCGCAGGCTCCTTCGGCGCCGCGTCCGGCAAGCTGCACATCAGCTCGAGATGGTTGCCGTCCGGGTCGTAAAAGTATACAGAGGCGTTCCCTTGATGCGGACGGGCGAGCGGCTCGCGGCCGCTGAGCCCCCCGAAGCCGTCCGAGGCGATGCCGCGCTCGGCCAGCCAATCGACCGCCTGTTCCATATCCGCGAAATCGATGCGGAACGCCAGATGGCGGCCGTTCGGCGGATAGCTCGCCGGTCCCCGCGTCGTGTGCGCTTCGCCGACTTCCCATAAGCCGAGCCAGCTCGCGCGCTTCTCGATCCAAAGAAACGCGACGTCTCCGTCCCGGTGCGCCAGCTCGAGACCGAGCGATTCGTAAAAGGCGATGGACCGATCCAAGTTCGACACCGGCAGATGCGCTTCGTACAGCCCTCTTAGCATGTTGCGGTCACCGCCTTCAACGCCGCCGTCAGCTTGAGGAACGTGTCGAGCGCGCGGCCGACGCGCTTGCGCATCGCTTCGTCGGCCGGGGCGTCGCCTTCGAACCGGTGACCGCCGCCGATCGAAACCCATTCGGGGCTGTTGATGCCGTGCAAGCCGCGAATGATCGCCTGCAGCTGCGTCAAGGAGCTGACGCCGACGGCGCCTCCCGCGGAGCTGACCGACAGCACCGGCTTGCCCCGGACTTCGTCCGCGCTCAAATAATCGAGCGCGTTCTTCAAGGCGCCGGATACGGAACCGTGATATTCCGGCGTCGCGAAGACGAGGCCGTCCGCCTCCCGGACGGCGGCGATCATGCGCGCGGCGTTCGGATGGACGCCGTCTTCATCCGGCGCGTACATCGGCAGCGGCGTTTCGTAAATGTCGACCAACGTTACCGCATAGCCTTGCTCTTGCAGCTTTCTTTTCATATAGCGGAGCATCTTCGTGCTTGACGCGTCCTTCCGATTGCTTCCCGATACCATGGCGATGTGCATGTTCGATCATTCCTTTTCCGATGAAGTGTAGCGTGCTTCTTGATTTCATCTTACGGGAGAATAGCGAACCGCACATCGGCAAGAAGGCCGACACGTTCGTACAACATTGGTCGTAGGACCGTCCCTGCGACCGGCTACGATTCCACGATGCCGTGCTTCACGGCGTACAGCGCCGCCTGCGTCCGATCGGCGACGCCCAGCTTGCTCAGCAGATTGCTGACATGCGTCTTGACCGTCTTCTCGGCGATATCGCAGGCCGCAGCGATTTCTTTGTTGCTGTAGCCTTTGGCGATATAGGTCAAGATTTCCGTCTCCCGCGCGGTCAGCGCATCGGGCGACGACCCGCCCCCCGAAGGCGAGGCGGGAGCGCTCGATTCCGCGGCGACGTGCGACATGAGCTGCGCGGCCGCGGCCGGATGCAGCTGCGGGAGCCCCGCGTGCGCCCCGCGAATCGCGTTCGCGATGTCGGCGGGGTCCGCGTCCTTCAGCATGTAGCCGTTCGCCCCCGCCTTGATCGCGGACAGCACGTGGTCTTGGTCCGAGAACGACGTCAAGACGATGATCTTCACGTTCGCGTCTTTCGCGCGGATGTCCCGCGTCGCTTCGATGCCGTTCTTCTCCGGCATGAACAAGTCCATCAGGATGACGTCGGGCCGCAGCGCATCCGCCCGCGCGACCGCTTCCGCGCCGTTCGCCGCTTCGCCGACGATGCGCAGATCGTCCTGCATATTCAAGAAGAAAACGAGCCCTTGCCGCACGATCGCATGATCGTCGGCGAGCAGGACTCGAATGGCGTTCGGTTGTTTCGTTCCGTTCATGTTACGCGTCCCCTCCTTCTTCGGGCAGCGGCAGCGGCAGCCGCACGTTCACGTCGGTGCCGAATCCGGGCCGGCTGACGACGGTCACCGTGCCGCCGACGGTTTCGGCCCGCTCGCGCATCGTCGTCATGCCGAAGCCGAACCCGCCGTGCGATCCGCCTTCCGACGCCGCGATGCCGCCGCCCCGGTCGGACACCGTCATTAACACCGCGCCGGGCTCGAAGGAGAGTGCGATCGCGGCGCGATCGACGCCGGCGTGTTTCCTTACGTTATTGAGCGCTTCCTGCCCGATGCGCCACAGCGCCAGCTCGACCCGCTCGGGCATGCGCCGCAGCTCGCCGGCGTCGCATGCGACGGCGAGGCCGATCGACGCCCCGTACCGAATCAGGCCTGTCAACAGCCCTTCCTCGAGGCCGGCGGGCCGAAGCTGACGGATCATGCCGCGCATTTCGGTCAGCGCCTCCCGCGACAATCGGCCGATTTCGGCCGCGGCCCGCCGTACGCCGTCGGGCGCGTCCCGCATAGCGGACTCGAGCCCCCGCGCGTGCAGCTGCAGCGAGAACAGCATCTGCGAGACCGAATCGTGCAGGTCGCGCGCGATGCGGTTGCGCTCCTCCCATCGGGCGATCGCCTTGCCTTGCTCCTGCAGGCGCGCATTCTCGTACGTCAACGCCGCATGCGCCGACAGCGCCTCGAGCGCTTCGGCGTCGACGGCGTCGAAGCCCGCCCCCGCGCCCGCCGCGAGAATGCCGATCGGCCGCCCCTGCAGCAAGATCGGCACGGCGGCGCCGGCCGGATCTCCGTCCGTCGCGAGCAGCGCCTTCCCTTCCTTCGCCTCGAAGCGAATCGACTGCAGCGTCCGAAGCAGCTCGTCGACGGCGTTGCAGGCCGGCACCGGCGGACGGCCGACCGGCACGTGCAGCCGCCCGCGATCGTACGTCGCATGCAGCTGGATGCCCGTCATCTCCTTCATCCAGAGCGCCGCATGCGGCCAGCCGAGCGTCTCGCCCGCGACCCGCACGATGTCGGCCGCGACCCGCTCCGGCGCGCTGGAGGCGCGCAGCTCCCGAGCCGCTTCGCCGAGCCGCATGAACAGCTCCGCCCGCTTCCGCTCCTGCGCGTACAGCCGAATGCGATGCGCCGCCGTGCCGATTTGCAGCGCGACGGATTGCAGCAGCGCGAGCTCGTCTTCGGTGAACGCCATTTTGCCCGGAGCGCCGACGTTCAGAATGCCGAACAAATCGTCGCCGGCGCGCAGCGGAATCGTCGCATGATGCGTCAGTCCGGCCGTATCCCCCGTCTTCAGCTCCACCGCGTCTTCGATCCGCTTGCAGTTCAGAATATTCACGGCCCGCTGCAGCCGCCCGTCGTGGAACCGGTCCACGCACCAGCACGAGCCCTCCCGCATCGGCCGTCCGCCGTCCCGCGACAGCGCCGGAGGCAATTGAGCGGACGCCGCGCAATGCTGCTCGTCCCTTCGCTTCGGATCGATCAAAAACACCCAGCCCGTCGTCAGGCCCGTCAGCTCCAGCAGCTTGTCGAGCACGACGGCGAGCATGTGTTCCATATCGTAGGTGCCGTTGATCGTTTCGGCAATTTCGCGAAGCAGCTCCGCCTCGTTCACCCGCGCATTCTCCTTCATTCGCACCGTCCCTCTCCGGCCTAGCGTCCGCAACGTATCGATCGATAGATTGCTAGTTTATTCCTACTGTACAAGAATCGGCGGTTTCCCGCCAGTCTACTCGACCGAAGCCGTCCGATCCCGTTCCGCAAGCAAGCACTCCGCGCAAAACCGCTTGCCCCCGAACCATCTCCACCCGAGCCGCGTCACCGCCCGCAGCCGTTCGTTCTCCTGCCGTTGCCGCATCTCGAACACATAAACGTCCAGCATCGTTCCTCTCCCTTTCGCTTCGTCTCTCTGGTTTCCAGTGTACGCGCTCGACCGGCGGGACGCGTCGGCAGGAAGGCGGAGCGGCCGCTCCGTCATTGGTCGTAAGACCGCAGGTAAGACGGAGGGCGAGCGCACGCGGGCACGGTCACAATATTAAAAAAGCTCGGTAAATTCTTTGATCTGTCTGGTAAACGGTTTCAAAAAAACGCGCTATAGTTAAATTCCGGAAGGAGGCGTGTAACGCTAAGCAATAATGTAAGCGCTTATTTCAAGAAGAAACTAAGGAGGAATGCACCACATGAGGAAATGGCTCAAGAACGTCGGACTCATGCTGCTCGCAGCGCTGCTGCTGACGCCGCAGGGCGTGCCGCCGGCCGCGAAAGCCTCGGCGCCGGACATCCCCGTACTGCTGTATCACCGGATCGTAACGAATGCAACGGACGAGTGGACGCATACAAGCTTGGAACAGTTCAAAAACCAGCTGAAATATTTGAGCGATCACGGGTACGACACGCTGTCCGCGGAGCAGTACGTCAACATTCTCGAAGGGAAAGAGGCGGCTCCGGATAAGCCGATCCTGCTCACCTTCGACGACGCGACTCCCGATTACGTCACGACCGCGCTTCCTCTCTTAAAACAATACGGGATGAAGTCGGTCCAATTCGTCGTCAGCGATTGGATCGGCGGCGGCTACAGCATGAGCGAAGCGCAGCTCCGTTCGCTC
Protein-coding regions in this window:
- a CDS encoding VOC family protein, coding for MLRGLYEAHLPVSNLDRSIAFYESLGLELAHRDGDVAFLWIEKRASWLGLWEVGEAHTTRGPASYPPNGRHLAFRIDFADMEQAVDWLAERGIASDGFGGLSGREPLARPHQGNASVYFYDPDGNHLELMCSLPDAAPKEPARLAYLREAWPEAFAAPPSADR
- a CDS encoding NADPH-dependent FMN reductase, with amino-acid sequence MHIAMVSGSNRKDASSTKMLRYMKRKLQEQGYAVTLVDIYETPLPMYAPDEDGVHPNAARMIAAVREADGLVFATPEYHGSVSGALKNALDYLSADEVRGKPVLSVSSAGGAVGVSSLTQLQAIIRGLHGINSPEWVSIGGGHRFEGDAPADEAMRKRVGRALDTFLKLTAALKAVTATC
- a CDS encoding SRPBCC domain-containing protein, translated to MPLQDIRKTAVFKAPIEKVWNAVSTSEGISAWFMPNDLKPEPGYEFTIQSPFGPSPCKVLEVDPPHRLVFAWDRDGWMVTIELQERGEETEFTLTHSGWGDPDEVVAPANEKRSVIRDRMSGGWESIVNERLRKVVEG
- a CDS encoding Ger(x)C family spore germination protein: MTRTNRLLYCFLLLFLLPGCVTMSPQINDLAIVTAVGIDLGDEPGEVRVTAQIVRAADARGQTGAPSGGIGQPIHSIAAEGRTIFEAIRNMARFSTRRIYWAHNFVIVMNDEYAKQGITDMIDFFTRNHQLRMRTWVLVTPDPASQVVSTITGLEVIPGEGIDKLFRYNRIVAEAPRTNMMRLQESFLSESTHPVIAKAELKGRGIPNKHPERLGAIDQVELSGTAVFRGDRFIGYLSPTTSRSLLYFIEKVDSAIYTLPCPVASSGNNNAFASFEMVGNRFSVNPAMENGKPSFRVRLSADVNFVETGCRIPMQRMKPMLEDQLEEQIESEFREFYRAMQEEYKVDAMKLGEVVHNRYPAQWNDIKHRWTDLFPTLDIQTQVDVNIRSTVLKVKAPISEKRETE
- a CDS encoding ArsR/SmtB family transcription factor, which codes for MPAARKHDVFQAVADPTRRRILQLLAHGELPVTVISSHFPMSRTAVSKHLRILSESELVGMVKAGREKRYRLHPEAFLELKDWLAYFDRFWDNKISMLRHLVEKEDE
- a CDS encoding GAF domain-containing sensor histidine kinase — protein: MKENARVNEAELLREIAETINGTYDMEHMLAVVLDKLLELTGLTTGWVFLIDPKRRDEQHCAASAQLPPALSRDGGRPMREGSCWCVDRFHDGRLQRAVNILNCKRIEDAVELKTGDTAGLTHHATIPLRAGDDLFGILNVGAPGKMAFTEDELALLQSVALQIGTAAHRIRLYAQERKRAELFMRLGEAARELRASSAPERVAADIVRVAGETLGWPHAALWMKEMTGIQLHATYDRGRLHVPVGRPPVPACNAVDELLRTLQSIRFEAKEGKALLATDGDPAGAAVPILLQGRPIGILAAGAGAGFDAVDAEALEALSAHAALTYENARLQEQGKAIARWEERNRIARDLHDSVSQMLFSLQLHARGLESAMRDAPDGVRRAAAEIGRLSREALTEMRGMIRQLRPAGLEEGLLTGLIRYGASIGLAVACDAGELRRMPERVELALWRIGQEALNNVRKHAGVDRAAIALSFEPGAVLMTVSDRGGGIAASEGGSHGGFGFGMTTMRERAETVGGTVTVVSRPGFGTDVNVRLPLPLPEEGGDA
- a CDS encoding DUF6199 family natural product biosynthesis protein, whose translation is MILMGIFLIVAGMLMLFKAPLFWRLTEQWTSRDGTEPSALYLWSTRFGGLACSLVGAANLFAEFAL
- a CDS encoding GerAB/ArcD/ProY family transporter, translating into MRVQITNGMFMVLIVNMIYAKAIGVTQSMMVGEAGSAIWLSTSFATLQGLAIMFVTVLAARHAPRRDVMDQASHLLGSWAGKLLGIVFFVFFLGAYGGFMVTFVYHLMDYFLPDTPTYIFILAALIVGLFGAYHGIEVMGRMAYVGIAAIIALNILIMIGSVFDLDIRNIMPLFEEGVLRTVLASRHSDTDWAVATMMAAIILPTVKRPDRWASSGCAGILFGWVFTVIWPILESGVLSAAVVQQYFVACMQLARSAHLGYFIQRYEMIMVAFFSISSLIQIMMGLFCAAHSLSKTFGLKDYRPMLIPAGLALGASGYWTVADHMRAHSLMHEVWPWVALPIAFAMPFLMWGLNVVFKKKGTSGHSSVGSAN
- a CDS encoding spore germination protein, translated to MNANANAACPLPFLTDLKSNVDTVSRMLGYSADLQKRSFAIRFGTDTILGSCLSIDGLADSVSVQAVLKSLLYSNEEKMASFLPSAELLPAIREQVLIHHEVTEMFDLESALSGLLSGDSLLLFDGIDKALLVPTKGWSQRTVGEPSTESVVRGPRDGFTENIRVNTASVRRRIKHPAFRLISLEVGVRTNTVVEIGYIEGIVKEGLVDEVVRRIRKIQIDGVLESGYIEEMINDSPFSPFSTIQNTERPDKVAAALLEGRVAIFVDNTPFVLTAPTYFWEFLQASDDYYNRFWAGSFYRSVRYVAFIISLVLPSMYVMLLTFHQEMIPTQLILTIASGREVVPFPVLLEALIMEIAFELMREAGLRMPKPIGQAVSIVGSLIIGQAAVQAGLVSPSMVIIVAVTGIASFVIPNYGASFAIRVLRFPLLIASGAFGLLGFATVFFMIVIHALSIRSFGESYFAPMTPFKAGDQKDVMFRPPWWSMKKRPEMAQDSRREGPGYPHPPREGQGDE
- a CDS encoding response regulator transcription factor, with translation MNGTKQPNAIRVLLADDHAIVRQGLVFFLNMQDDLRIVGEAANGAEAVARADALRPDVILMDLFMPEKNGIEATRDIRAKDANVKIIVLTSFSDQDHVLSAIKAGANGYMLKDADPADIANAIRGAHAGLPQLHPAAAAQLMSHVAAESSAPASPSGGGSSPDALTARETEILTYIAKGYSNKEIAAACDIAEKTVKTHVSNLLSKLGVADRTQAALYAVKHGIVES